Proteins encoded in a region of the Isosphaeraceae bacterium EP7 genome:
- the rsmH gene encoding 16S rRNA (cytosine(1402)-N(4))-methyltransferase RsmH → MTDSDSSKPGRRPRYSGKNPRQFHEKYKELRPELYTDEAAKVLARGRTPAGTHRPILVREIMEVLSPRPGETAVDCTLGYGGHSQELLAAVQPNGRLIAIDIDPIELPVTEARLRGLGFPEDSLVVRRTNYAGIAQVLAAEAPAGVDVILADLGLSSMQIDDPGRGFTFKSEGPLDMRMNPRQGKPASERLAEWGIVELASLLVENADETQPHEVAGAILRAQGRAPLTTTQSLAAAVRNAFRGRDLLPGAAADEAVRRAFQAIRIAVNDEFGSLDAFLRVLPSCLRPGGRIAILTFHSGEDRRVKLAFKRGFENGIYGAVSKTVVRAAADERRSNPRSTSAKLRFASRGPSSVNLVESS, encoded by the coding sequence ATGACGGACTCCGACTCGAGCAAACCCGGACGTCGGCCTCGCTATTCGGGCAAAAATCCCAGGCAGTTCCACGAAAAATACAAAGAGCTTCGACCGGAACTTTACACCGATGAAGCGGCAAAGGTCCTCGCGAGGGGCAGGACGCCCGCCGGGACCCACCGGCCCATCCTTGTTCGAGAGATCATGGAAGTGCTCTCGCCGAGGCCCGGAGAAACGGCGGTTGACTGCACCCTGGGTTACGGTGGGCACTCTCAGGAATTGCTTGCCGCAGTCCAGCCCAACGGGCGGCTGATTGCAATCGACATCGATCCGATCGAGCTGCCCGTGACCGAAGCTAGACTACGAGGCCTTGGGTTCCCGGAAGATTCACTCGTCGTCAGGCGGACGAATTATGCCGGAATCGCCCAGGTGCTTGCGGCCGAAGCGCCCGCCGGAGTCGACGTCATTCTGGCCGATCTCGGCCTCTCCTCGATGCAAATCGACGACCCCGGACGAGGCTTCACGTTCAAGTCCGAAGGTCCGCTCGACATGAGGATGAATCCCAGACAAGGCAAGCCTGCTTCCGAGCGGCTTGCTGAGTGGGGAATCGTCGAATTGGCCAGCCTTCTCGTCGAGAACGCGGACGAAACCCAGCCCCACGAAGTTGCAGGCGCGATTCTGCGTGCCCAAGGGCGAGCACCTCTGACAACGACGCAATCATTGGCTGCGGCCGTGCGTAACGCATTCCGAGGTCGAGACCTCCTTCCTGGAGCAGCTGCGGATGAAGCCGTCCGTCGCGCGTTCCAGGCAATTAGGATTGCCGTCAACGACGAGTTTGGTTCGCTGGATGCGTTCCTTCGTGTTCTTCCATCCTGCCTGCGCCCTGGTGGACGAATCGCCATCCTGACCTTCCACTCGGGCGAGGATCGTCGGGTCAAGTTGGCGTTCAAGCGGGGGTTCGAAAATGGGATCTATGGGGCGGTTTCGAAGACAGTAGTACGCGCAGCAGCCGATGAGCGGCGTTCTAACCCTCGGTCCACATCCGCTAAGCTACGATTCGCAAGTCGTGGCCCTTCTTCGGTCAATCTCGTTGAAAGCTCCTGA
- a CDS encoding cupin domain-containing protein, producing the protein MSEVSRRGFFGTAAAASLLAAVSKAEAGDTSFQNNVPDEILAGKELPTFKFELEKSEGKVIGGSSGKEATVKQLPISKGLAGVSMRLEPGAMREMHWHATAAEWAFVIEGRVRTTAISPEGNSETNEFEPGDVWYFPRGHGHMLQCLGEKPCHFILIFDNGYFSEFGTFSITDWLGHVPKTLLAKNFGLPESAFDGFPTDEVYFARGPIPDESTPPNLQGAMVSPPESHKFQLLAQEPHSVHKGGREWRLGQDRFPIARTVTGVILDLEPGGLRELHWHPNADEWQYVIEGHVSVTLFGSHGRYRTETLDKGDVGYIPQGYGHSIENVGSKPCRVLIGFNTGHYQAIDLSTWIAGNPTQVLSTNFSKPETLFERFPHERVFIADKDGSSSQRQKSKD; encoded by the coding sequence ATGTCGGAAGTCTCGAGAAGGGGATTTTTCGGGACCGCGGCCGCGGCGAGCCTGCTGGCCGCCGTATCGAAGGCCGAGGCCGGTGACACCAGTTTCCAGAACAACGTGCCGGATGAGATCCTCGCCGGCAAAGAGCTGCCGACCTTCAAATTTGAGCTCGAGAAGTCCGAAGGGAAGGTGATCGGCGGATCCTCCGGCAAGGAGGCGACCGTCAAGCAACTCCCCATCTCCAAGGGCCTCGCCGGCGTCTCAATGCGCCTCGAGCCTGGCGCGATGCGCGAGATGCACTGGCACGCCACCGCCGCCGAGTGGGCCTTCGTCATCGAGGGCCGCGTGAGGACCACTGCGATCAGTCCCGAAGGGAACTCCGAGACGAACGAGTTCGAGCCTGGCGACGTCTGGTACTTCCCCCGTGGCCACGGCCATATGCTCCAGTGTCTTGGCGAAAAGCCCTGTCACTTCATCCTCATCTTCGACAACGGCTATTTCTCCGAGTTCGGCACATTCAGCATCACCGACTGGCTGGGACACGTCCCCAAGACGCTCCTGGCCAAGAACTTCGGGCTCCCGGAATCGGCCTTCGACGGCTTCCCGACGGATGAGGTTTACTTCGCGAGAGGTCCAATCCCCGACGAATCCACACCCCCCAACCTACAGGGGGCCATGGTCTCGCCGCCGGAGAGTCATAAATTCCAACTCCTCGCGCAGGAGCCGCACTCGGTCCACAAGGGAGGCCGTGAGTGGCGTCTCGGTCAGGACCGATTCCCGATCGCCAGGACGGTTACCGGCGTGATTCTCGACCTCGAGCCGGGCGGTCTCCGCGAGCTGCATTGGCACCCAAACGCCGATGAGTGGCAGTACGTCATCGAGGGCCACGTCTCGGTAACTCTGTTCGGCTCACACGGACGCTACCGCACCGAGACCCTCGACAAGGGCGACGTCGGCTACATCCCGCAGGGCTACGGCCACTCGATCGAGAATGTCGGGAGCAAGCCCTGCCGGGTGCTGATCGGCTTCAACACCGGTCACTATCAGGCCATCGACCTCTCGACGTGGATTGCGGGAAATCCTACGCAGGTCCTTTCGACGAACTTCAGCAAGCCGGAAACGCTCTTCGAACGTTTCCCGCACGAACGGGTCTTCATCGCCGACAAGGATGGCTCATCCTCGCAGCGACAGAAGTCCAAAGACTGA
- a CDS encoding Dabb family protein: protein MRAMTPTVFLVLPLLLTVGLAVDAGARLLPRADNVPLAHMVFFTLKDHSQAARDAFIASCQKNLTNHEGVTYFSVGTYADDVEEAGVSVKDFDIALHVVFENKAAKAHYLEHPRHDRFVEENKASFEKVRVFDSYLAKP, encoded by the coding sequence ATGCGTGCGATGACCCCGACTGTCTTCCTCGTCCTGCCCTTATTGCTCACGGTCGGCCTGGCTGTCGACGCCGGCGCGAGGCTGCTTCCCCGGGCGGACAATGTCCCCCTGGCCCACATGGTGTTCTTCACCTTGAAGGACCACAGCCAGGCTGCCCGAGATGCCTTCATCGCCTCGTGCCAGAAGAACTTGACCAACCATGAAGGGGTCACTTATTTCTCCGTCGGCACCTATGCTGATGACGTCGAAGAGGCGGGGGTCAGCGTCAAGGATTTCGACATCGCCCTGCACGTCGTCTTCGAGAATAAGGCGGCGAAAGCCCATTATCTCGAACATCCGCGTCATGACCGGTTCGTCGAGGAGAACAAGGCTTCTTTCGAGAAGGTTCGCGTTTTCGACTCCTATCTCGCCAAGCCTTGA
- a CDS encoding 2,3-bisphosphoglycerate-independent phosphoglycerate mutase, with the protein MSMHDLIRQLRESNGSKIVMLVADGLGGLPIEAGGKTELEAARTPNLDALAAEGTVGLSTPVAPGITPGSGPGHLGLFGYDPLTNNIGRGVLEALGIGVEVGPRDVAIRGNFCTIDAEGRVTDRRAGRIPTEVCEQLVAKLRAGVAIEGVEVLVEPVREYRLVVRFRADGLSDNVADTDPLTAGLQTLEPLAGDKASEKTAAIAAEFLRQAKEILKDEHPANFLMLRGFATFPKIETMEAVYGLKSVAIAVYPMYRGLARLVGMTVVEPGKTLADQFEVARENWEKYDFFFIHYKYTDSTGEDGDFARKVAMIEALDAEIPQLRALNPDVLIVTGDHSTPSRMKSHSFHPVPTLLWAPERVRPDFVTTFGERPCLQGGLGQFLAKDLIPLALAHAGRLQKFGA; encoded by the coding sequence ATGTCGATGCACGACCTGATCCGCCAGCTTCGAGAGTCTAACGGAAGTAAAATCGTCATGCTCGTGGCCGATGGCCTGGGCGGGCTTCCGATCGAAGCGGGCGGGAAAACCGAGTTGGAAGCGGCCCGGACCCCGAACCTGGACGCCCTGGCAGCCGAGGGGACCGTCGGCCTGAGCACCCCTGTGGCGCCTGGGATTACCCCCGGCTCCGGCCCGGGCCATCTGGGACTCTTCGGCTACGATCCCCTCACGAATAATATCGGCCGCGGGGTGCTTGAGGCGTTGGGCATCGGTGTCGAGGTCGGCCCACGCGACGTGGCGATCCGCGGCAACTTCTGCACGATCGACGCCGAAGGCCGGGTCACGGACCGACGGGCCGGTCGCATTCCGACCGAGGTCTGCGAACAACTCGTTGCCAAGCTTCGAGCCGGTGTGGCGATCGAGGGCGTTGAGGTCCTGGTCGAACCGGTGAGGGAATATCGCCTGGTCGTCCGTTTCCGCGCCGATGGCCTGTCGGACAATGTTGCGGATACTGACCCGCTGACTGCAGGCTTGCAGACCCTGGAGCCGCTGGCCGGCGATAAGGCCTCGGAAAAGACGGCTGCGATCGCCGCGGAATTCCTCAGGCAGGCCAAGGAAATTTTGAAGGACGAGCACCCGGCGAACTTCCTGATGCTCCGCGGTTTCGCCACCTTCCCCAAGATCGAGACAATGGAGGCCGTTTACGGCCTGAAGTCGGTGGCGATCGCTGTCTATCCGATGTATCGAGGCCTGGCGCGACTCGTGGGCATGACGGTCGTCGAACCGGGCAAGACACTGGCCGACCAATTCGAGGTGGCGCGAGAGAATTGGGAGAAGTATGACTTCTTCTTCATCCACTACAAGTATACCGACAGCACCGGTGAAGACGGCGACTTCGCCCGCAAGGTCGCGATGATCGAGGCACTCGACGCGGAAATCCCGCAACTCCGGGCCCTCAACCCCGACGTCTTGATCGTGACTGGAGACCACTCGACCCCAAGCCGGATGAAGTCGCACAGCTTCCACCCGGTTCCGACCCTCCTCTGGGCACCCGAGAGGGTCCGGCCGGATTTCGTCACCACGTTCGGCGAGCGGCCTTGCCTGCAGGGAGGCTTGGGCCAATTTCTCGCAAAGGACCTGATTCCCTTGGCCTTGGCGCATGCCGGTCGACTCCAGAAATTCGGCGCCTGA
- the surE gene encoding 5'/3'-nucleotidase SurE — protein sequence MFLLTNDDGIDAPGLAALEAAVLGLGPASVVAPASAYSGCGHVVTTHGAIAYEGRGDGRTAVHGTPADCVRLALHGLTRGVTWILSGINSGGNLGADIHHSGTVAAVREGVLHGIPGVAFSHYLVRGRTVDWEQASRWTALVLQTLRSRPPAPGSFWNVNFPHPASLDPEQSIPEIVFCEADPSPLPLDYLIDEGKAFYRGDYHTRQRRPGLDVDVCFGGRIAISNVLALGAGPDTTDRDGARD from the coding sequence ATGTTCCTTCTGACGAATGATGATGGGATCGATGCTCCGGGCCTGGCGGCACTCGAAGCGGCCGTCCTTGGGCTGGGGCCGGCCTCGGTGGTGGCGCCGGCCTCCGCATACTCGGGGTGCGGGCATGTGGTCACGACTCATGGGGCGATCGCATACGAGGGGAGAGGCGATGGACGGACGGCAGTCCATGGAACTCCGGCGGATTGTGTCAGGCTGGCACTCCATGGGCTGACGCGGGGAGTGACATGGATCCTTTCAGGGATCAATTCGGGCGGGAATCTTGGTGCCGACATCCATCATTCGGGGACCGTTGCGGCCGTGCGTGAAGGAGTCCTGCACGGAATCCCGGGGGTGGCCTTCTCTCATTATCTGGTGCGAGGGCGGACGGTCGACTGGGAACAGGCGTCGCGCTGGACGGCTCTCGTCCTGCAAACGCTGCGCTCGCGGCCCCCTGCTCCTGGAAGTTTCTGGAACGTCAATTTCCCGCACCCCGCGAGTCTCGATCCGGAACAGTCGATCCCCGAAATTGTCTTCTGCGAGGCCGATCCATCCCCGCTACCCCTGGATTATCTGATCGACGAGGGAAAAGCGTTCTATCGTGGAGATTATCACACGAGGCAGAGGCGGCCCGGGTTGGACGTGGATGTTTGCTTCGGAGGACGAATTGCGATCTCGAACGTCCTGGCTTTGGGGGCGGGTCCGGACACAACTGACCGGGATGGAGCGAGGGACTGA
- a CDS encoding Gfo/Idh/MocA family oxidoreductase, with the protein MKIAIIGCGFVADFYLQSLRLYPSLELEGVFDRDLARGRRFAAFYSVGRVYTSLDEILDDRSIDLVLNLTNPRDHYAISKACLTSGKSVYSEKPLAMEFDQARELVVLAEKTGVQIACAPGSILGETAQSIWHALRANVVGNVRLVYAEMDDGMVFKAPYQHWKSSSGTPWPYKDEFEVGCTLEHAGYYVNWLTAFFGPATSVTAFSSCLYPDKTPGEPLDQLSPDFSVACIRFASGTVARLTCSLIAPEDQRLRFFGDEGILSTKHAWNYREPVRVSKLIRIRRKLLVSPFGRKYPLVRLSGIPAPIRKAHPMEFSRAPALMAAAIEAKQPSPIPMDYCLHNNEIALAIHHALELSDTVRLTTSFEPLQPLPLA; encoded by the coding sequence ATGAAAATTGCGATCATCGGCTGCGGGTTCGTGGCGGATTTCTATCTGCAGTCGCTACGCCTCTACCCGTCGTTAGAGCTGGAAGGGGTCTTCGATCGCGACCTCGCTCGAGGCCGGAGATTCGCGGCCTTTTACAGTGTCGGGCGGGTCTACACTTCGCTCGACGAAATTCTTGATGATCGGTCGATCGACCTCGTCCTGAATCTGACGAATCCACGCGATCATTATGCCATATCGAAGGCCTGCCTGACCTCAGGAAAGAGTGTTTATAGCGAGAAGCCGCTCGCGATGGAGTTCGATCAAGCCAGAGAACTTGTCGTTCTTGCCGAGAAGACCGGGGTGCAGATCGCGTGCGCGCCCGGGAGCATTCTGGGTGAGACGGCCCAGTCGATCTGGCACGCGCTTCGAGCGAACGTCGTCGGCAACGTCAGGCTCGTCTATGCCGAGATGGACGACGGGATGGTCTTCAAGGCCCCCTACCAGCACTGGAAGAGCAGCTCGGGAACTCCCTGGCCGTACAAGGACGAGTTCGAGGTGGGCTGTACTCTCGAGCACGCCGGCTACTACGTAAATTGGCTGACGGCATTTTTCGGGCCAGCCACTTCGGTCACGGCCTTCTCGTCTTGTCTCTACCCCGATAAGACACCGGGAGAGCCTCTCGATCAGCTCTCGCCGGATTTTTCCGTTGCGTGCATCCGGTTTGCATCCGGGACCGTGGCCCGACTGACGTGCAGCCTGATTGCTCCCGAGGACCAGAGGTTGCGGTTCTTCGGCGACGAGGGAATCCTCTCCACCAAACACGCCTGGAATTATCGCGAGCCCGTTCGGGTAAGCAAGTTGATCCGCATCCGCCGCAAGCTTCTCGTCTCACCATTCGGGCGAAAATATCCGCTCGTCCGACTGAGTGGGATCCCGGCGCCGATCCGAAAGGCGCACCCCATGGAGTTCAGTCGCGCCCCGGCGTTGATGGCTGCGGCAATCGAGGCAAAGCAGCCTAGCCCAATTCCGATGGATTATTGCTTGCACAACAATGAGATCGCCCTGGCGATCCATCACGCCCTCGAACTCAGCGACACAGTACGTCTCACCACCTCGTTCGAGCCCCTGCAGCCTCTTCCGCTGGCCTGA
- a CDS encoding Gfo/Idh/MocA family oxidoreductase, protein MPKQKIRWGILATGRVAQQFARGLSVLPDAELMAVGSRNLSSAKLFADAYGIPKVHGSYEALAADPEVDIIYVATPHIRHARDCRLVLEAGKPVLCEKPFAVSAIEAGSVIALARSKGLFCMEAMWMRFMPLIAEVKALISDGAIGRPELLTADFGYAAAYDPKDRLFDRSLAGGCLLDRGIYPLSLAYQLFGNPSSVSGQATMTAGGVDRSVGIVLKYADGPLAVLTSTLIAMTSNEAVITGATGEIRIHAPFYHPTRLTITVRKPATPTPTELPAALSTKQKLLLAVKESALGQRLLASRGRGGKSRTIFRPDNGNGYHHEAAEAMRCLREGITESDRMPLGDTLGVLKLMDTLRRDWNLSYPGEVHE, encoded by the coding sequence ATGCCCAAACAAAAAATCCGCTGGGGAATTTTGGCGACCGGCCGCGTTGCGCAGCAGTTCGCCCGCGGCCTGTCAGTCCTCCCGGACGCCGAGCTGATGGCCGTCGGTTCCCGCAACCTGTCCTCCGCAAAGTTGTTCGCGGACGCATACGGGATCCCCAAAGTTCACGGCAGCTACGAGGCGCTGGCAGCCGATCCCGAAGTCGACATCATCTACGTCGCGACCCCGCACATCCGGCATGCACGAGACTGCCGGCTTGTCCTGGAAGCCGGAAAGCCCGTCCTGTGCGAGAAGCCGTTCGCGGTGAGCGCGATCGAGGCCGGGTCGGTCATCGCCCTGGCCCGCTCCAAGGGCCTTTTCTGCATGGAAGCAATGTGGATGCGGTTCATGCCTCTCATCGCCGAGGTGAAGGCTTTGATCTCTGACGGAGCCATCGGCCGCCCGGAGTTGCTGACGGCCGACTTCGGCTACGCCGCAGCTTACGACCCGAAGGACCGCCTGTTCGACCGCTCGCTCGCGGGCGGGTGCTTGCTGGATCGCGGAATCTATCCACTCTCGCTGGCCTATCAGCTTTTCGGCAATCCCTCCTCCGTAAGCGGCCAAGCGACGATGACGGCCGGCGGAGTGGATCGGAGCGTGGGGATCGTTCTGAAATACGCTGACGGGCCCCTCGCGGTCCTCACTTCGACCCTCATCGCCATGACTTCTAACGAGGCGGTGATCACCGGGGCGACCGGAGAGATACGCATCCACGCCCCTTTCTATCACCCCACCCGCTTGACGATCACCGTCCGCAAGCCGGCGACGCCGACCCCTACTGAGCTTCCCGCCGCACTGTCGACCAAGCAAAAGCTCCTCCTCGCGGTCAAGGAAAGTGCCTTGGGGCAGCGTCTCCTAGCTTCAAGAGGGCGTGGTGGGAAAAGCCGGACGATTTTCCGGCCGGATAACGGCAACGGATACCACCACGAGGCGGCCGAGGCGATGCGTTGCCTGCGGGAAGGCATAACGGAGAGCGATCGCATGCCACTGGGCGATACGCTTGGCGTCCTGAAGCTGATGGATACCCTGCGCCGTGACTGGAATTTGAGCTACCCGGGCGAAGTACACGAGTGA